One segment of Methylotenera versatilis 79 DNA contains the following:
- the moaE gene encoding molybdopterin synthase catalytic subunit MoaE, giving the protein MSIQVQTEDFDVGLLLNQLRLANPSAGALVSFVGQVRDMNDGDSVNTLTLEHYPGMTETALAAIETQAHARWNLIDTLVIHRVGTLKPLDQIVLVAVLSAHRGEAFKACEFIMDYLKTQAPFWKKEITPTGERWVDAKLSDDESLEKWSK; this is encoded by the coding sequence ATGAGTATTCAAGTACAAACTGAAGACTTTGATGTTGGTTTATTATTGAACCAGTTACGTCTTGCTAACCCAAGCGCTGGTGCGCTGGTGAGTTTTGTCGGCCAAGTGCGCGATATGAATGATGGCGATTCTGTCAATACGCTGACTTTGGAGCATTATCCGGGCATGACAGAAACTGCGCTGGCGGCGATTGAAACTCAGGCGCATGCGCGTTGGAATCTGATTGATACTTTGGTCATTCACCGAGTTGGAACACTTAAGCCGCTTGACCAGATTGTACTGGTGGCGGTGTTAAGCGCGCATCGCGGTGAGGCATTTAAGGCTTGTGAGTTCATCATGGATTATTTAAAAACCCAAGCGCCTTTTTGGAAGAAAGAAATCACGCCAACTGGTGAGCGCTGGGTGGATGCTAAATTGAGTGATGATGAATCGCTTGAAAAATGGAGTAAGTAA
- the moaD gene encoding molybdopterin converting factor subunit 1, with protein sequence MKIKVLYFARIKEAVNYSTEELDLPSDISTITALKNWLALRGDVWANLFDGKQVVRAAINHNLVDDLAKIQANDEVAFFPPVTGG encoded by the coding sequence ATGAAAATAAAAGTTTTATATTTTGCCAGAATCAAAGAAGCAGTGAATTACTCGACAGAAGAGTTGGATTTGCCAAGTGACATTTCAACCATCACTGCGCTTAAAAACTGGTTGGCTTTACGCGGAGATGTGTGGGCTAATTTGTTCGATGGTAAGCAGGTTGTACGTGCTGCGATTAACCATAATTTGGTAGATGATTTAGCTAAGATTCAAGCTAATGATGAAGTAGCGTTTTTCCCACCTGTGACGGGTGGCTAG